One segment of Cutaneotrichosporon cavernicola HIS019 DNA, chromosome: 4 DNA contains the following:
- the PEX13 gene encoding uncharacterized protein (Peroxisomal membrane protein pex13 (Peroxin-13)) has product MSSLPPRPKPWETKSAAAATSNPAAISTSPPPVPITTTAEDIGSSSVAPRLPDRPTGLADNSLVSSGYGSRYGSTMNSYGGGYGGMGSMGSYGGYGGGGYGGYGGMGGGYSSYSSPYSRFGGGYGGGMGGYGGYGGMGGYGVGGMGGPGEYPSLTGAMQQQTAPAFAVIESIVTAFTSLAQLVESTYMATHSSFFAMVGVADQLGSLKTYLGQVLGVFSIMRLGRRILNWLRGKKSGPEKGWANEWSRGIGPNGAEAPRPSAKPLLLFLLSAIGLPYLMSRLVKLLIASQQQQAGAIDASGQVDPTKLTFARARWDFKSTEEWELALQPDEIVAVLERREGEKPGESGWWRGRTRDGRQGWFPGNYVEVIKKREDAPQIPGPMQGMQGMPMQGQGMGMGMGMSGMSNMGMSNMGMGMGMGMGMQNGNPMAMPMV; this is encoded by the exons ATGTCCTCACTCCCACCACGGCCAAAACCCTGGGAGACAAAGAGTGCCGCAGCAGCCACCTCGAACCCCGCTGccatctccacctccccaccaccggttcccatcaccaccaccgcagAGGACATTGGCAGTTCTAGCGTCGCACCACGACTGCCAGATCGCCCGACCGGTCTCGCTGACAACTCGCTCGTATCGTCAG GCTACGGATCACGGTACGGCTCCACGATGAACAGCTACGGCGGCGGGTATGGGGGTATGGGCTCGATGGGCTCATATGGAGGgtacggcggcggcggttATGGTGGATACGGCGGGATGGGTGGCGGATActcgtcgtactcgtctCCATATAGCCGTTTTGGAGGTGGATACGGCGGCGGTATGGGCGGTTATGGGGGGTACGGCGGAATGGGAGGTTACGGCGTTGGCGGGATGGGTGGACCCGGCGAG taCCCCTCCCTCACTGGCGCGATGCAGCAGCAGACTGCGCCTGCGTTCGCGGTCATCGAGTCGATCGTGACAGCGTTCACATCCCtggcgcagctcgtcgagagcACATACATGGCGACGCACAGCTCGTTCTTCGCcatggtcggcgtcgccgaccaACTCGGCAGCCTCAAGACCTACCTCGGCCAAGTACTTGGCGTGTTCAGCATCATGCGCCTTGGACGCCGGATCTTGAACTGGCTACGAGGCAAGAAATCTGGCCCTGAAAAGGGCTGGGCGAACGAGTGGAGCCGGGGTATAGGCCCCaacggcgccgaggcgccgCGCCCCTCGGCCAagcctctcctcctcttccttcttTCGGCTATCGGCCTCCCCTACCTCATGAGCAGGCTGGTCAAGCTCCTAATTGCGagccagcagcagcaggctgGCGCTATTGACGCGAGCGGCCAAGTCGACCCCACCAAGCTCACGtttgcgcgcgcgcgctgggACTTCAAGTCTACCGAGGAGTGGGAGCTTGCGCTGCAGCCCGACGAGATTGtcgctgtcctcgagcgccgcgagggTGAAAAGCCAGGCGAGTcggggtggtggcgcggACGGACGCGCGACGGGCGCCAGGGTTGGTTCCCGGGAAACTATGTCGAGGTTAtcaagaagcgcgaggacgcTCCGCAAATCCCTGGCCCCATGCAAGGGATGCAGGGGATGCCAATGCAGGGCCAGGGGATGGGAatgggcatgggcatgtCTGGCATGTCAAACATGGGCATGTCGAacatgggcatgggcatgggcatgggcatgggcatgcAGAATGGCAACCCGATGGCCATGCCGATGGTGTAG